GCGTCAGATCAGGAGCGAAATCACCCAGTACCGCCTGTTTCAGGCTGTTCATCAGGCCAGCATCCATACCTCGCCCCCCGCCCTGATAGGCCTGTGAAGAGAGATCGTGACGATCTCCGACTACCCATGCGCCACGTGCCAGCGCCGGTTTAATCACGTTTTCCACCAGCTGGACGCGAGCGGCATACAGCATCAACAGCTCAGCGCTGTCCGTGACGCGCTCACCTTCAACGCCCTGCTTGATCAACTCTCGCAGCTTCTCCGCCAGCGGCGTACCGCCCGGCTCGCGGGTAAAAATAATATCGTTAATACCATGGCGCTGTAGTTCACTCACTACCGCTTCTCGCGCGGTGGTTTTCCCTGCCCCTTCCAGGCCCTCGATAACGATAAATTTACTGTTCATGCTTTTCCTTCTGCGCCAGGCGGTAAACCTGTACGGCTTTATTGTGGCTGGCCAAATTCGTGGTAAAGGTATGCCCGCCCTTACCATCGGCGACAAAATAGAGGAAGTCAGTCTTCTCCGGGTGTGCGGCCGCCTGGAGCGATGCCTTGCCCGGCATCGCGATCGGCGCGGGCGGCAGGCCCCCGATGGTATAGGTATTGTAGGCCGAGGGAGTTTCCAGATTTTTACGCGTCAGAACGCCCTGATAGCTGTCCCCCATGCCATAAATCACCGTTGGATCGGTTTGCAGGCGCATCCCCAGCCGTAAACGATTGATAAAGACCGAGGCCACTTTGCCGCGTTCGGTGGCGATCGCAGTCTCTTTCTCAATAATCGACGCCATCGTTAACATATCATTTTTGCTTTTGTACGGCAGATTATCCGTTTTCCCCTGCCATTCGCCGTCAACCTGCTTTTCCATACGATCAAAAGCGCGCTTCAGCAGCGCCACGTCGCTGGTGTTGGCCGTGTAAAGATAGGTGTCTGGATAGAACCAGCCCTCCACACCCTGCTGTTCACCGGTCAGTTTCAGGGCAGCGGCCACGGTAGCCAGTTTGTCATCTGCCAGAGTGTGCTTCAGATAGGGCGCGCTGCGAAGCTGGCTTAGCCACTCCTGCATGCGCGAGCCCTCTACAAAGCGCAGCGGGAACTGGGCTTCTTTGCCGCTCGCCAGCAGCGCCAGCATCTCACGCACGTGCATTTTCGGCGTAAAGCGGTAGGTTCCTGCCTTGAAATTTGCCAGCTCTGGCTCCAGCTTCAGCAGCATACCGAACCACGGGGTACTTCTGATAACATGCTGCGACTCCAGCTCCTTCTCCAGCGCGACACGCCCCGCCCCTGCAGGCAGCGTGAAAATAGTCTCACGATCGATCGTCAAAGGAGACACGGCGAACTGCCGCGTTTGCCAGTAGCCGTAGGCGACAATCAATACCACCGCCGCCAGCAGTGCCAGCACAATCTTTTTACTTTTAGTCATCAATTTTCCCGTCCTTCACCATCGGGTTGAGCAGGTCAAACAGCTGGCGCGAAGCGTAGTGCCACTGTTCAATCTGATTAACCGATAAAACCGGCATCAGCGCATTGGTGATCAGCACTTCTTCTGCCGCTGCTAACGCGTCTATACCGGCACGTACCTCGCTCAGGGTATAACCGAGTTGCGCGACCAGCCGCATCACCTGCTGACGCTGAATACCGTTTACGCCGCTAGCGCTTAAATCTGGGGTAAACACCTGTTTATCCACGCGCCAGAATAAATTAGCCGCACAGCATTCCACCAGCATGCCGTCACTGTCAAGCACCAGCGCCTCATCGGCATCGGTCTGCTCAAGCTCCGTGCGGATCAACACCTGCTCAAGGCGATTAAGATGTTTAATGCCCGCCAGATGTGGGTTTTTCCCCAGCCGCACCGAACTTAATGCCAGCCGGACACCGCTCCGGCGCAGCTGATGATAGTGGGCCGGGTAGGTGGACAAAGAGATGATACGAGTGGGCTTTTCACATCCCTGTGCGCTGTAACCACGCCCGCCGCTGCCGCGGGTGAGAATGACTTTTAACACACCTTCGTAGCCGTTGGATGCGGCCAGGATCATCTCTGCTTCCAGCGCAGGCCAGTCGACTCCCTTTATCATCAGCCGTTCACAGCCCTGCTGCAAACGCTGTAAATGTGCCGCCAGACGCTGAATAAAACCCTGCTGGACACGCGCCGTTGTAAAGCAGCCGTCACCGAACTGGACGGCGCGATCGCGGACTTCGACAGTGTCCCGCACTTCACCGTTGACCCATATCATGCTGACTCTCCGTTAGCTTATACCTTGTCAGATTACCCACCTGGCGCGCTGGCAGCATCTGATTTTGTCGCATAACGTTCGGCGCTGGTGATACGAACGCCTCCCGACTAGCCTAAAAAAAAGGCCCGCATCTGCGGGCCTTACAATCAGGCAGGACAATACTCAGACTTTTCGGAAGATCAGTGAACCGTTAGTTCCACCGAAACCGAAGGAGTTACAGAGTACGTACTCCAGGCCCTTTGTCTGGCGTGCGGTGTGCGGCACAAAGTCCAGATCACAACCTTCATCCGGATTATCCAGATTGATGGTCGGTGGGACCACCTGGTCGCGAAGCGCGAGGATGCTGAAGATCGACTCAACCGCGCCCGCCGCCCCTAACAGGTGACCGGTCATAGATTTGGTCGAACTCACCATCACGCGGCGTGCATCAGCGCCAAACACGGATTTCACCGCCTGCGCTTCGGCTTTATCTCCGGCAGGCGTTGAGGTGCCGTGCGCGTTGATATAGCCAATTTTCTCTGCGGATAGCTGCGCATCTTTCAATGCGTTAACGACCGCGAGCGCCGCTCCGGCACCGTTTTCCGGTGGAGAAGTCATGTGATAGGCATCGCTGCTCATACCGAAGCCGACAACTTCGGCATAGATTTTCGCACCACGCTTTTTCGCATGCTCATACTCTTCCAACACCACGACGCCCGCACCGTCACCCAGCACGAAGCCGTCACGATCTTTATCCCACGGACGGCTGGCCGCCTGCGGATTGTCGTTACGGGTAGAAAGTGCACGGGCTGCGCCGAAACCGCCAACGCCTAGCGGCGTACTGCCTTTTTCTGCACCGCCTGCCAGCATGACGTCAGCATCGTTATAGGCGATAATGCGTGCCGCATGGCCTATATTGTGAACGCCAGAGGTACAGGCAGTCGCAATGGAAATACTCGGACCTTTCATGCCAAACATGATGGTCAGATGCCCGGCAACCATATTAACAATGGTTGAGGGAACGAAGAACGGACTAATTTTACGCGGGCCACCGTTCACCAGCGAGGTGTGGTTTTCTTCGATCAGGCCAAGACCGCCGATACCAGAGCCAATAGCGGCACCAATACGGCTAGCGTTCTCTTCGGTAATTTCCAGGCCGGAATCCTGCATGGCCTGAATGCCAGCGACAATTCCATATTGAATGAAGGCATCCATCTTGCGCTGATCTTTGCGCGAGATGAAGTCATCACAATTAAAATCCTTTACTAAGCCAGCAAAACGCGTTGCGTAGGCACTAGTATCAAAATGGTCGATCGGGCTGATGCCACTCTGACCGGCAACAAGAGCATTCCAGGTAGACTCTACGGTATTGCCGACAGGAGACAACATGCCAAGACCAGTCACAACTACACGACGCTTAGACACGTTCGTCCTCCAGGGAGGGAAAGATTGACACTATGTGGGACTTTCAGATAAAACTCAGGCGGTCGAATGACCGCCTGGAGATGCTCACTTATGCCTGGTGACCATTGATGTAATCAATAGCAGCCTGAACGGTAGTGATTTTCTCAGCTTCTTCATCCGGAATCTCGGTATCGAACTCTTCTTCCAGAGCCATTACCAGCTCAACGGTATCAAGAGAATCAGCGCCCAGATCTTCCACAAAAGAGGCAGTATTAACAACTTCTTCCTGCTTAACGCCCAGCTGCTCGCCAATGATTTTCTTAACGCGTTCTTCGATAGTGCTCATACTATTAAATTTCCTATCAAAACTCGCTTTCGCGATGGTTTTCGTAGTGTATAAAATGTTGAAAAAGATGCAACTCAATCCCGGTCGGTCCAACCACGATTTTACGCTATTTTGCGGCTTTTGCCCTAAACAACGCAAATCATTTTCGTGATTATCAGACCATATACATTCCGCCATTGACGTGCAGCGTTTCACCAGTGATGTACGCTGCCTCGTCAGAGGCTAAAAATGCAACAGCATTGGCGATTTCCTGCGCGCCGCCGAGGCGACCTGCAGGAACTTCCGCCAGAATGCCCGCACGCTGATCTTCGCTCAACGCACGCGTCATGTCGGTTTCAATAAAACCAGGTGCCACAACGTTAACGGTAATGCCACGGGACGCAATTTCACGTGCCAGTGACTTGCTGAAGCCAATCAAACCCGCTTTTGCTGCCGCGTAATTTGCCTGACCCGCATTACCCATTGTTCCAACTACGGAGCCAATGGTAATAATTCGACCCGCGCGTTTTTTCATCATTGCTCGCATTACCGCTTTAGACAAGCGGAATACGGAAGTCAGATTGGTGTCCAGAATATCCAGCCACTCATCATCCTTCATACGCATCAGAAGATTATCACGCGTGATGCCTGCATTATTGACTAAAATGTCCACTTCGCCAAACTCGCTGCGAATATTTTCCAACACGCTCTCAATAGAAGCAGCGTCGGTGACGTTCAGCAGCAGGCCTTTACCGTTATCACCCAGATAACTGCTGATGGCATCAGCGCCGCTTTGGCTGGTCGCGGTGCCCACCACTTTCGCACCGCGCGCGACCAGGGTTTCTGCTATTGCACGCCCAATGCCGCGACTTGCACCGGTAACCAGCGCGATTTTTCCTTCGAAGCTCATGTTATCTCTCCGTGTTACTGTTCAAGCGCTGCTGACAGGCTGGCCTGGTCATTTACCGCCGCCGCCGTCAGAGTGTCAACAATACGCTTAGTCAGTCCGGTCAACACTTTCCCCGGACCTGCTTCCAACAGGGAAGTGACGCCCTGCTGTGCAATAAATTCGACGCTTTCCGTCCAGCGCACCGGACTATAAAGCTGGCGTACTAAGGCGCTGCGAATGGCTTCAGGCGCGCTTTCAACCTTCACGTCAACATTGTTGACTACCGGGAAGGTCGGCGCACTGAACGTCAGCTGTTCCAGGGCAATCGCCAGTTTATCCGCAGCGGGCTTCATCAGCGCGCAGTGGGACGGCACGCTGACCGGCAGCGGTAACGCACGCTTGGCACCGGCAGCTTTACAGGCCGCACCCGCACGCTCAACGGCTTCTTTGTTACCGGCAATCACCACCTGACCCGGCGAGTTGAAATTGACCGGCGACACCACCTGCCCCTGAGCAGATTCTTCACAGGCTTTGGCAATTGACACATCATCCAGACCAATAATCGCCTGCATAGCGCCAGTACCTTCTGGTACAGCCTCCTGCATCAGCTTGCCGCGCAGCTCAACCAGTTTGATCGCATCCGTAAACGCAATGACTCCGGCACAAACCAGCGCACTGTACTCACCCAGGCTATGGCCTGCAAGCATTGAAGGCGCTTTTCCGCCTTTTTCCTGCCAAACGCGGAAAATGGCAACAGATGCAGCCAGTAATGCAGGCTGCGTTTGCCAGGTTTTGTTTAATTCTTCAGCAGGACCTTGCTGCACCAGCTGCCAGAGGTCATAGCCCAGGGCATCGGAGGCTTCGCGGAAGGTTTTCTCCACCAGGGGATTCGCGGCTGCCAAATCGGCCAGCATACCCAACGTTTGCGAGCCCTGTCCGGGGAATACCATTGCAAATTGCGTCATTGTTATTTCCTGTTAATCGCCATTACTTTTTCATCAAAAGCGAACCAGTGCTGAACCCCAGGTAAATCCGCCACCAAAGGCTTCCAGCAGAACCAGCTGACCGCGTTGGATACGACCATCGCGTACTGCCTCATCCAGCGCCGTGGGAACCGACGCCGCAGACGTATTACCGTGGCGGTCAAGCGTCACGACAACTTTGTCCATATCCATACCCAACTTGCGGGCGGTAGCGTTGATAATGCGCAGATTAGCCTGATGAGGCACGAGCCAGTCAATGGCGGCGCGATCAAGATTATTCGCCTGAAGGGTTTCTTCGACGATATGGGCCAGTTCGGTCACGGCAACTTTGAACACTTCGTTACCGGCCATCGTGACGTAGGAAGGATTTTCCTGATTCTCGCGATCCTGGTTAGGCAGGGTCAGCAGCTGGCCATAGCGACCGTCCGCATGCAGGTGGGTAGAAATAATGCCCTGCTCTTCGCTGGCTTCCAGCACCACGGCGCCGGCACCATCGCCAAACAGGATAATCGTGCCGCGATCGTTTGGATCGAGCATACGTGCCAGCACGTCAGCACCTATCACCAACGCATTTTTCACCACACCATTTTTGATGTACTGATCGGCCACGCTTAACGCATATGTAAAGCCAGCACAGGCTGCTGCCAGGTCGAAAGAAGCCGCGTCATCAATTTCCAGCATCTGCTGGATCATGCAGGCTGAGCTTGGAAAAGCGTGACTGGATGAGGTCGTGGCAACAACGATAAGACCTATATCGTTTTTATCGATACCGGACATTTCCAGCGCACGGCTGGCCGCCTGAAAGCCCATGGTTGCCACGGTTTCATCCGGGCCGGCGATGCGACGTTCACGAATACCGGTACGAGTTACGATCCACTCGTCCGACGTATCCACCATTTTTTCCAGATCGGCGTTACTCCGCACCTGTTCGGGCAAATAGCTGCCCGTACCGATAATCTTCGAATACATGTTCGCTCAGTCACTCTTAGGTAATACAGCTTCAAGGCGCGCAGCAATTCGCTGAGGAATTTGCCGCTGCACCGCCTGCTCTGCCTGTTGGATCGCCACGGTAAATGCGCGTTGATTAGCCGCACCATGGCTTTTAATCACGGTGCCGCGCAATCCTAACAGACAAGCGCCATTATACTGGTCAGGGTTGAGATGACCGAATTTCTTTGCCAGACGCTTCTGTAAAATACGCCCCAGCAATCTCAGCCACCAGGCCTTCTTTTTACCTTCGCCCTGTGATTTCAACAGCGAAAGAAACATTCTCACCACGCCTTCCATGGTTTTCAGCGTGACGTTACCCACAAAACCATCGCAAACCAAGACATCAGTTTTACCGGTAAGAAGATCGTTGCCCTCAAGATAGCCAATAAAGTTAATTTCCGCTGCAGCACGCAGTATCGCGGCAGCATCACGGATTGACGTTAACCCTTTGCTATCCTCCTGACCAATGTTGATCAGTGCAACGCGGGGGCGGCTGATGGCCAGCACTTCTTCGGCCACCACGGCTCCCATCACCGCAAACTGCACCAGCATGGCACTGTCTGAGTCCACGTTAGCGCCTAAATCCAGCACCACGGTTTTCCCGTGCTGCTGATGCGGCAAAACGGTCATCAACGCCGGGCGGTCGATGCCGTCCAGCGGTTTTAGTAATAATTTTGCCAGCCCCATTAGCGCACCGGTATTACCCGCGCTGATGCAGGCCTGCGCATGGCCTTCTTTTACCTGTTCCAGCGCGATGCGCATGGAGGTTCCGCGACTGGCGCGGATCGCTTGTGAAGGCCTGGCATCACTGGCAATAACTGACTCTGCTGCAATGATCTGCAGTCGTGCCCTTAGGGCTGAATCCGCTGTGGCGAGTGATGACGTGATGATGTCGGGATCGCCGACCAGAAGAAGATGCAGATGCGGGTTGGATTCCAGTGCCTGCAATGATGCAGGCACCGTCACACAGGGACCGAAGTCCCCGCCCATGGCATCTATCGCCAGGGTCAAACGTGTCAAAATAGCTCCGCGAACCGCGAAATTACTTAACGATGACCTTGCGACCGCGGTAGTAACCATCCGCAGTGATGTGGTGACGCAGATGAGTTTCGCCAGAAACTTTATCTACGGAAAGAGCTGCAGTGGTCAGAGAGTCGTGTGAACGACGCATGCCACGCTTGGAACGGGTTGGTTTATTCTGTTGTACGGCCATGGACCTTACTCCTATTACTTATGCTTTAAACTGGCTAATACGGCAAATGGATTTGGCTTTTCTGCCTCTGCAGGCAGTTTGCCAAAGACCATGTCCGCCTCGGACACTTCACAGTGTTCAGAATCATGCACCGGAACGACAGGCAGGGCGAGGATGATTTCATCTTCCACCATAGCCAGCAGATCGGTTTCGCCAAACTCGTTGACGTCGATCGGCTCGTACGCTTCCGGCAGTGCTTCGGCCTGCTCGTCGGTGACGACCGGGCTGAAACAGTACGATACGTGGACGTGTTGCGGAAAGTTCTTGTTGCAGCGCTGGCAGCACAACGTCAAAGAAACTTCGGCCGTACCTTTCAGTACTGCCAGACGCTGTTCGTCAATCGCGAACGACATGACACATTCTACATCACTGTCCACACTCACTACCGATTCGGCAATCCGCTCAACCTGTTCAGGGGTGTAGACACCCTGGTAGTCCAGGCGTTTTTGAGCGGTACGAACCGCATCGAGAGTCAGGGGTAATTTTACCTTTTGCATAGGGCGCGCATATTAACTTTGTAACGACATAGAGTCAAAGAAAAAGGCCGTAATACGACATCTTTCACCCATTATTCGCATCCAGTGCGGCGCATAGTTTAAGATGCCTGACACTGATTCGCTATCTATTCCGAAAAAAAATATGCGACAACTGGTCTTAGCCTCCACATCAAGCTATCGCAAAAACCTGTTAAGCAAACTGCAGCTGCCTTTTATCAGCGCCGCGCCCAACGCTGACGAAACGCCCAGGGAGGGGGAGTCTGCTACCGAGCTGGTCATGCGTCTGGCAGCTGCTAAAGCAGAGGCGCTGGCAACGGACTTCCCGAACCACCTTATTATCGGTGCCGATCAGGTATGTGTCCTCGATGGTAAGATTTGCGGTAAGCCGCACTCTGACGCTAACGCCCGTGCCCAGCTGCGCGCTGCAAGCGGCCACAGCGTGGTGTTTTACACTGGTCTGGCGCTGTTTGACAGTAGCAACGCCAGTTTGCAGGTATTATGTGAGCCATTCAGCGTCCACTTCCGCACGTTGAGCGACGAAGAAATAGCAGAATACGTGCGTCAAGAGCAGCCGCTGGACTGCGCGGGCAGTTTTAAAAGTGAGGGGTTGGGCATTGCGCTGTTCGACCGTCTGTCGGGGCGGGACCCGAATACGCTGGTCGGGCTGCCGCTGATCGCGCTGGCTGAGATGCTCAGGAACGCCGGAGTCAATCCGCTGGCAGTCTGACTGGGCGGGACGACAGCGCGACGTCCCGTTTAGCGTTAGCCGGTGAGAGTGGTTTTGCGCAGTAGTGTAAGGCACCGCTTCAGCTGCTCGTCAAGCGGCGCTTCTACGCGCATGACCTCTCCGGTGTTTGGGTGGGTAAAACGCAGCGCGGCGGCGTGTAGAAACAGGCGCTTGAGCCCGGTGCCGCTAAGCTGCTGGTCAAACTCCGCCTCGCCGTAACGATCGTCAAAGGCTATCGGATGTCCGGCATGCAGTGTGTGCACACGGATTTGATGCGTGCGTCCGGTTACCGGGCTGGCTTTGACCAACGTAGCGATAGCGTAGCGCTCCTCCACTTTAAACAGCGTTTCAGACGGCTTGCCTTCGCTACTGACCTTCACTACGCGCTCGCCGCTTTGTAAAATATTTTTCAGCAGCGGCGCACGTACGGCCTTCACATGCGAGGGCCACTGGCCGCGCACCAGCGCCAAATAGTCTTTCTGCATTCCCTTTTCGCGCAATTGCTCATGGAGCGAACGCAACGCGGAACGTTTCTTTGCCACCAGCAAAATGCCCGAGGTATCACGATCGAGACGGTGCACCAGTTCAAGAAAACGTGCGTCAGGACGCAGGGCTCGAAGCCCTTCAATTACCCCAAAGCTCAGTCCACTGCCGCCGTGAACCGCCGTGCCGGAAGGCTTATTCATCACCAGAAGATAATCATCCTCATAGATGATGGCGGCTTCCAGCGCGGCAACTTTGGCCAGCTTAGGCGAAACGTTGTCGTCTTCGCGCTCAGCCACGCGCACCGGAGGGATGCGGATTTCATCCCCGGCTTCCAGTTTATATTCTGGCTTAATTCGCTTTTTGTTCACCCGCACTTCGCCCTTACGCAAAATGCGATAAATCATACTTTTCGGCACCCCTTTTAACTGGGTGCGTAAAAAGTTATCGATACGTTGCCCCGCTTCATCGGCGGAGATGGCTATAAAATGTACGGCTGGAGTATTGGTTTTCATGGTTGGCGATTCTAAATAGTGCGCTGTGATAGCGCCACCTCTTTTTATGTGCTTAACTGACTAAGACGGTTATCGCCATCTGGCTATGAGCGGTTTTTAGACGATTTGCTGAAAAGCACTGCAGTTCGCTCTGAAAGCCGCAATAAACTTGGATGAGCGTATAAAGTCACCTTGCGATTACCTACTTAGCGGTGGGATAATGTTTGCGTTTTTTGACGCTAAACTTGTTAACGCAAGGGAATAAATAGCGTAAGCCCCAAGACTTTCGTCGAGCTGCAAAACGGCAGACGAAAACGACAGGGTGTAATAAGAAATTTTGCCGGATAGCCCATACACGCAGCAATGGCGTAAGACGTATTGTGCAATCAGGCATTTAGCGGGCTGCGGGTTGCAGCCTGGACGATAAAGCGGGATTGGTTCAGCGGTAGGTTACTGGCGGTCCCCCTCCAAAGCGCTGTTTTTCCATATGTAAAACAGGCTACCGAGTATTTGCACCCCTTGAGCTGGCGACAACCGGGAGGTTGACGGCTTGCGATGAGACACGGGGTCATCGGTTTTTCACGTCCAGCGTTACTTTGCCCGTAGCTTTGTCAATAATGTAAGAATAATGAGTAAGTTACGATGAAAAGAATGTTAATAAACGCAACTCAGCAAGAAGAGTTGCGTGTTGCCCTTGTCGATGGACAGCGCCTGTACGACCTGGATATAGAAAGTCCCGGGCACGAGCAGAAAAAAGCCAACATCTATAAAGGTAAGATCACCCGTATTGAACCCAGCCTTGAAGCCGCATTCGTTGACTACGGTGCTGAAAGACACGGTTTCCTGCCTCTGAAAGAGATTTCCCGCGAATACTTCCCCTCTAATTATAATTCTCACGGTCGTCCAAACATTAAAGACGTTCTGCGTGAAGGCCAGGAAGTCATTGTTCAGATCGATAAAGAAGAACGCGGCAATAAAGGCGCTGCGCTGACCACCTTTATCAGCCTGGCGGGAAGTTATCTGGTTCTGATGCCAAACAACCCGCGTGCTGGCGGTATTTCTCGCCGCATTGAGGGCGATGACCGTACCGAACTGAAAGAAGCGCTCTCTTCACTTGAACTGCCGGACGGCATGGGCCTAATCGTCCGCACCGCTGGCGTGGGCAAATCTGCGGAAGCGCTGCAGTGGGATTTAGGTTTTCGTATCAAGCACTGGGAAGCGATCAAGAAAGCCGCTGACAGCCGCCCTGCTCCATTCCTGATCCACCAGGAAAGTAACGTCATTGTGCGTGCCTTCCGCGACTATCTACGTCAGGACATCGGCGAAATTCTCATCGATAACCCGAAAGTACTGGAGCTGGCTCGCCAGCATATCGCCGCATTGGGTCGTCCGGATTTCAGCAGCAAAATTAAGCTCTACACCGGTGAAATTCCGCTGTTCAGCCATTATCAAATCGAATCACAGATCGAATCCGCCTTCCAGCGCGAAGTGCGCCTGCCTTCAGGCGGGTCAATCGTTATCGACACGACCGAAGCGCTGACGGCTATTGATATCAACTCCGCCCGCGCGACTCGCGGCGGCGACATCGAAGAGACGGCATTCAACACGAACCTTGAAGCCGCCGATGAGATAGCCCGCCAGCTGCGTTTGCGTGACCTCGGCGGCCTGATTGTTATCGACTTTATCGACATGACTCCGGTTCGTCACCAGCGTGCGGTTGAAAATCGTCTGCGCGAAGCGGTACGTCAGGATCGCGCACGCATCCAGATCAGCCATATTTCGCGCTTCGGCCTGCTGGAAATGTCGCGCCAGCGTCTTAGCCCGTCACTGGGTGAGTCCAGCCATCACGTCTGCCCGCGCTGTAGCGGCACAGGCACTATCCGTGATAACGAATCGCTGTCGCTCTCTATTCTGCGTCTGATTGAAGAAGAAGCGCTGAAGGAGAACACCAAAGAGGTTCATGCCATCGTACCGGTTCAGGTTGCTTCCTACCTGCTGAACGAGAAGCGTGATGCGGTTAGCGCGATTGAAAAACGCCAGGGCGGCGTGCGTGCAATTATCGTACCCAACGATAACATGCAAACTCCGCACTACTCGGTACTGCGCGTACGCAGCGGTGAAGAGACCCAGACGTTAAGCTACCACCTGCCGAAACTGCACGAAGCCGAAATGGCGCTGCCCTCCGAAGAGGAACACGCCGAGCGCAAACGTCCAGAGCAGCCTGCTCTTGCCGCGTTCGTGATGCCGGAAGCACCGCCTGCGCCGCAGGAAGCCGCGCCTGAAAAAACCGCACCGAAAGCTGTGGTCAAATCGCAGGCTCCTGCTGCTGCCCAGCCGGGACTGATTAGTCGTCTTGTTAGCGGATTGAAGAAGCTTTTCGCCGCGCCGGAAAAATCAGCCGAACAGCCTGAGCAGCTGGTAGTTGAAGAGAAGATCGCTGCATCCTCTGCCCCGCGCGGAGAGCGCCGCAACAATCGCCGTCAGAATAACCGCCGTGACCGTAACGGTGAACGCACCGAGCGAAACGCTGACCGCGGTGAACGTAATGACCGCAATGCGGATCGTAACGAGCGAGGTGCCGAACGCAACACCGATCGTAACGAGCGAAGCGCCGAGCGCAACACCGATCGTAACGAGCGGAGTAACGAACGTAACGAACGCGCGCCGCGTGAACGTAACAATGAAGCACGCGAAGGTCGTGACGACAATCGTCGTAACAACAACCGCCGCAACGGTCAGCAGACGGATGCGCGTAGTGAGCGCATGGTGCCGGACGAGTTTGAGCGCAGCGAAACCGCCCAGACACGCCAGCCGCGTCAGGAGCGTCAGCGCCGTCGCCCTGGTCAAAACCAGGAAGAAAAAAGCACGCAACTTCAGGAACAAAAGGTTGCTGAGCCGGTCATCGAAAGCGTACAGACTACGGAAGAGCAGGAAGACAGCCAGCAGGTCATGCCGCGCCGTAAACAGCGCCAGCTGAACCAGAAAGTGCGTATCGAAACGGCTGAACAAACCGCAGCGCGTTCATTCGAACCACAAGAGAGCGCACCCGTTGCCGCTCCTGTGGTTGCCCAGCCTGCGGTTGAAACGGATGAGCAGGATG
This DNA window, taken from Erwinia tasmaniensis Et1/99, encodes the following:
- the tmk gene encoding dTMP kinase, coding for MNSKFIVIEGLEGAGKTTAREAVVSELQRHGINDIIFTREPGGTPLAEKLRELIKQGVEGERVTDSAELLMLYAARVQLVENVIKPALARGAWVVGDRHDLSSQAYQGGGRGMDAGLMNSLKQAVLGDFAPDLTLYLDVTPQIGLQRARARGELDRIEQESLNFFTRTRERYLALASADSRIKTVDATRPLEQVTAALQQTLTQWLQEQR
- the mltG gene encoding endolytic transglycosylase MltG, yielding MTKSKKIVLALLAAVVLIVAYGYWQTRQFAVSPLTIDRETIFTLPAGAGRVALEKELESQHVIRSTPWFGMLLKLEPELANFKAGTYRFTPKMHVREMLALLASGKEAQFPLRFVEGSRMQEWLSQLRSAPYLKHTLADDKLATVAAALKLTGEQQGVEGWFYPDTYLYTANTSDVALLKRAFDRMEKQVDGEWQGKTDNLPYKSKNDMLTMASIIEKETAIATERGKVASVFINRLRLGMRLQTDPTVIYGMGDSYQGVLTRKNLETPSAYNTYTIGGLPPAPIAMPGKASLQAAAHPEKTDFLYFVADGKGGHTFTTNLASHNKAVQVYRLAQKEKHEQ
- the pabC gene encoding aminodeoxychorismate lyase, yielding MIWVNGEVRDTVEVRDRAVQFGDGCFTTARVQQGFIQRLAAHLQRLQQGCERLMIKGVDWPALEAEMILAASNGYEGVLKVILTRGSGGRGYSAQGCEKPTRIISLSTYPAHYHQLRRSGVRLALSSVRLGKNPHLAGIKHLNRLEQVLIRTELEQTDADEALVLDSDGMLVECCAANLFWRVDKQVFTPDLSASGVNGIQRQQVMRLVAQLGYTLSEVRAGIDALAAAEEVLITNALMPVLSVNQIEQWHYASRQLFDLLNPMVKDGKIDD
- the fabF gene encoding beta-ketoacyl-ACP synthase II — encoded protein: MSKRRVVVTGLGMLSPVGNTVESTWNALVAGQSGISPIDHFDTSAYATRFAGLVKDFNCDDFISRKDQRKMDAFIQYGIVAGIQAMQDSGLEITEENASRIGAAIGSGIGGLGLIEENHTSLVNGGPRKISPFFVPSTIVNMVAGHLTIMFGMKGPSISIATACTSGVHNIGHAARIIAYNDADVMLAGGAEKGSTPLGVGGFGAARALSTRNDNPQAASRPWDKDRDGFVLGDGAGVVVLEEYEHAKKRGAKIYAEVVGFGMSSDAYHMTSPPENGAGAALAVVNALKDAQLSAEKIGYINAHGTSTPAGDKAEAQAVKSVFGADARRVMVSSTKSMTGHLLGAAGAVESIFSILALRDQVVPPTINLDNPDEGCDLDFVPHTARQTKGLEYVLCNSFGFGGTNGSLIFRKV
- the acpP gene encoding acyl carrier protein yields the protein MSTIEERVKKIIGEQLGVKQEEVVNTASFVEDLGADSLDTVELVMALEEEFDTEIPDEEAEKITTVQAAIDYINGHQA
- the fabG gene encoding 3-oxoacyl-ACP reductase FabG: MSFEGKIALVTGASRGIGRAIAETLVARGAKVVGTATSQSGADAISSYLGDNGKGLLLNVTDAASIESVLENIRSEFGEVDILVNNAGITRDNLLMRMKDDEWLDILDTNLTSVFRLSKAVMRAMMKKRAGRIITIGSVVGTMGNAGQANYAAAKAGLIGFSKSLAREIASRGITVNVVAPGFIETDMTRALSEDQRAGILAEVPAGRLGGAQEIANAVAFLASDEAAYITGETLHVNGGMYMV
- the fabD gene encoding ACP S-malonyltransferase gives rise to the protein MTQFAMVFPGQGSQTLGMLADLAAANPLVEKTFREASDALGYDLWQLVQQGPAEELNKTWQTQPALLAASVAIFRVWQEKGGKAPSMLAGHSLGEYSALVCAGVIAFTDAIKLVELRGKLMQEAVPEGTGAMQAIIGLDDVSIAKACEESAQGQVVSPVNFNSPGQVVIAGNKEAVERAGAACKAAGAKRALPLPVSVPSHCALMKPAADKLAIALEQLTFSAPTFPVVNNVDVKVESAPEAIRSALVRQLYSPVRWTESVEFIAQQGVTSLLEAGPGKVLTGLTKRIVDTLTAAAVNDQASLSAALEQ
- a CDS encoding beta-ketoacyl-ACP synthase III yields the protein MYSKIIGTGSYLPEQVRSNADLEKMVDTSDEWIVTRTGIRERRIAGPDETVATMGFQAASRALEMSGIDKNDIGLIVVATTSSSHAFPSSACMIQQMLEIDDAASFDLAAACAGFTYALSVADQYIKNGVVKNALVIGADVLARMLDPNDRGTIILFGDGAGAVVLEASEEQGIISTHLHADGRYGQLLTLPNQDRENQENPSYVTMAGNEVFKVAVTELAHIVEETLQANNLDRAAIDWLVPHQANLRIINATARKLGMDMDKVVVTLDRHGNTSAASVPTALDEAVRDGRIQRGQLVLLEAFGGGFTWGSALVRF